AGGAGAAATTTGGAGACTATATTAATCCTTTTGAATTTTATTAATATTAATGTAGAATATGAAAAGGTTTGAACTTGGGAGACTTTATAGAATTTACAAAAAGATTAAAGATGGTAAATATCCAAATGTTTCACAATTAGCGAAAGAGGAGGAAGTAACAGAAAGAACGATTAAAAAGGATATACAAACTCTCAAATATACTTTATGTGCTCCAATTTCATATTCAAAGAGGAATAAAGGATATTTTTTAAGTGAAGAATGGAATTTTCCATTGAATATTTTTACATTTGGTGAAATTTTAACAATTTTTATTGCAAATAATCTTTTAAAAGAGTTTAAAGAGACACCATTATATAAATCAGCACAAACTTTATCAATGAAACTTGAGGAACTTTTGCCTGAAAAAATTTTTTTAAACAGTAGAGATCTTGAAGATATGTTATCTTTTACAATTAAACCAATAAAATTAAAAAGGGATATTTTATATATATTTGAAAAGGTTTTTAATGCGATAAGAGATAATAAAAAAATTAAGATTTTATATTACACAATTTCGAGAGACGAAAAGAGCGAGAGAATTTTAGAACCTTATCATATATACAATTTCGAGGGGGTATGGTATTTAGTTGCTTTTTGTCATATGAGAAATTCGTTTAGAGATTTTGCACTTGATAGAATAGAAAAAATAGAAATTCTTAAAGAAACTTTTCAAAGAAATAAAAGTTTTGATGTTAAAGATTATCTATCAAAAAGTTTTAGAATTTATAAAGGAGGTGAAGAATTAATAAAATTAAAATTTGATTCGTACCAAGCAAAATGGATAAAAGAAAGAATTTGGCATGAAAGTCAAATCATCCAAGAGTTAGAAGATGGTGGTGTTATTTTAACTATTAAAGCAAATAAGGAAGAAATTAAAAGATGGATTTTAGGTTATGGTTCTCATGTTGAAGTTTTAGAACCAGACTCTTTTAGAAAAGAGATAATTGATGAGATAAATATTTTGGAAAAAATTTATAAAAAGTAAAGGGAATTTATTTTTCACTATAAAATTATTAAAATTTAGATGGAGGAGTTAAATTGAGGCTAGAGATGACATTTGAGAGTTTAAATGGAGATATAACTTTACCAGTACATTACAATTTTATAATACAATCATTAATTTATAAAATATTATCACCTATAATTTCTACAAAATTACACAATCATGGTTTTAAATATGAAAAAAGAAGTTTTAAATTATTTACTTTTTCAAGAATTTTAGAAAAAGGAATAAAAAATAAAATAAATGGAAGGGAATATCTTAGATTTAAAAACTCAATCTCATTTATATTTTCTTCACCCCTAGAGGATATTATTTCAGATTTAGGAGCAAGAAGTATAAAAGAAAGAGAATTTAGTTTGTTGAAAAATAAAATATATCTTTCAAAAATTAGAATTATAACAACACCAAGAATTGAAAATAATGTGAAAATAAAATTTCTCTCACCTGTAACTATTCATTCCACTATAAGACTACCAGATGGTAGTAAAAAATGTATTTATTATAAGCCTATAGATAATCATTTTAAAACTCTTATAGAAAAAAATTTAATTAAAAAATTTATAACATTATATAAAAGAGAACCTTTGAATACAGAAATTAATATTATTCCTATTTATTTCTCTGTTAAAAGAAATTTTCATTTAATTAAATTTAAAGATACTCCGATTGAAGCATTTGATGGTATTTTTGAATTAAATGGTTCAGATGAATTAATAAAATTATCTTATGAAACTGGTCTTGGAGATAAAAATTCAGAAGGATTTGGTTTATGGGAAATTTGGAAAGGAGGTAAGTCATGATAGAGGCAATAAGAAATTTAGGAGAAAATGTATCAAAATATTCAAGAGAAAGATTTATTTATAGTATGATAAATGAAAAAATTAATGAGGGTTATTTATTAACTATTAATTTTAATTTAAATCAAAATAAAATTACAATTGAGTATCCAAAAGAAGTTAATGATTCAATAATAAAGGAATATTTATGGGTTGGAAATAATAGAGGCAATTTACCTCAAGATAGATTAACAACAAATAACATAGAATATATTCTATCTGGTTCATTAGTTAATTTGTATAAAAACCTCGAAGATTGTGAATTAAAGGCTAAGCTAAAAAAATTAATTGATAATTTTTATCTAAAAATAAATTCAGAATATTTTTTAGATATTTCAAAAATCGATAATTTTACTTTAAGTTCAAATGAAATAACAGAAAAAATTAACTATATATTATCAGAAAATATACAAAAGAAAGATCAAATAATAAAAATTTTAAACTTTTTAAAAGAAAGTTTTTTTGATTGTATAAAGAAAAATAACCTTCTATTAGATTTCAAAGAAAAAGATATTGCACTATATTCGGTTATGATTGATGATATGAAACCTAGTGATATTTCTGATTACATTGATTATCTAGAAAGTAACTTAATTGATGAGCCATTTGATAACGCTAAATTAGAAGGGAAG
The window above is part of the Spirochaetota bacterium genome. Proteins encoded here:
- a CDS encoding WYL domain-containing protein; its protein translation is MKRFELGRLYRIYKKIKDGKYPNVSQLAKEEEVTERTIKKDIQTLKYTLCAPISYSKRNKGYFLSEEWNFPLNIFTFGEILTIFIANNLLKEFKETPLYKSAQTLSMKLEELLPEKIFLNSRDLEDMLSFTIKPIKLKRDILYIFEKVFNAIRDNKKIKILYYTISRDEKSERILEPYHIYNFEGVWYLVAFCHMRNSFRDFALDRIEKIEILKETFQRNKSFDVKDYLSKSFRIYKGGEELIKLKFDSYQAKWIKERIWHESQIIQELEDGGVILTIKANKEEIKRWILGYGSHVEVLEPDSFRKEIIDEINILEKIYKK
- the cas6 gene encoding CRISPR-associated endoribonuclease Cas6, whose protein sequence is MRLEMTFESLNGDITLPVHYNFIIQSLIYKILSPIISTKLHNHGFKYEKRSFKLFTFSRILEKGIKNKINGREYLRFKNSISFIFSSPLEDIISDLGARSIKEREFSLLKNKIYLSKIRIITTPRIENNVKIKFLSPVTIHSTIRLPDGSKKCIYYKPIDNHFKTLIEKNLIKKFITLYKREPLNTEINIIPIYFSVKRNFHLIKFKDTPIEAFDGIFELNGSDELIKLSYETGLGDKNSEGFGLWEIWKGGKS